TATCGCTTTGGAAAAGGGGAATTTACCAAAATACAGGATTCAACATTTTGTCGACAAATAATGAGGTCTACAGTGGCACATATTGGATACAGAGAGGCCAATACATGTATATTGTACTCTTTGAACAATGTTGTGCATTCAATTTATAGCCAATTGTCAAAGATGAATTAAATATGCTTTCAATGTAATTCATTTTGCCAAGCGAATGCATACCATcaaagaatatttaattatattctggTGCATCTTAGTCAATCAAAGAAGATTTGAAAAGATGTTTTGGGAAAGGAACCATCAAATATCATTATGGAGAAGACAAAAATATATTGTCTTTTTGGGTGCTCAAAATATTATTGCCTAAcaaataaatatttcaaattagaaaatatattttttgcacTGACTATTTGGAGTGAagaccaataggaaagaagataaTTTGCAAGACATTTTGCCTCATTTTTAACTATACAACTCCCTGCAAATATCTAAAAATACCGTGACATGATTGGCTGGGCTAAAAAAACAAATGCATCCAATGCATGCATTAGTATCCCTGCCTATAGACAAGAACTAATAATGTATGATGACAATGATGGTtacaataatattttaaattttgactTGTGTGCATTAATAAAAGACGTCCATTGAACTTTAAAAACATCACTTTCTTCTAATAAAAAAGAGAAATTGTATGAATATGATCAATACAAATACAAATGGATTCATATGCCTTGACAACTTCCACACTATTGATGACTTTTCTATTGCTTTAGACTATAATAACTACAACCTGCATCCTCTACACAGACCTTCCTCTTGATTCTATATCTATGGTAATTAAATTAAGAGGGTTAACTATAGTATTTGTCTACTTCCAATTACAAACCAGTGTCTCATTATTAAATTCGTATAAAATGTTTGCGAGtaatgttggtgcattttatctTTCTTAAATTTACTTTAACAGTTTTAAATTAAAACTGCATGGTTTAAAGAAAATCACCATATTTTAATGTGAAAACTTCGTTTTAGGTCCTAATCACTACCCCTTTTATCATTTCGTTTTATAACTAAACGCATTCATTGATCCCTCTTTAAGATTCTTAGAAGTTTATGGTATGTAAAGAGCTTCTCCTCTACAAGGAAATTTAAACAGGAAAACACCATGAAAATACTTTTACAGCTACGCAGTTTATGAAAATTAACAAagaataattttattaaatttgtatTCATTCATGAACATTTACAGAAATGCAAGACTTGGTAGCAGGATCCCACATGGCCGGCAGTAAAAACTGACGCTCACTAACTCCATGCGCGTTATAACTTGCTCCCGTTGTTCTGTCTACCAACACCTCACCTGGGTAACCCGGGTACGCCCCTTTCCCGTAAATTCCGGTACAAGCCGACACGGCCTCCAGCGGGGCAGCAGCATCACCCTGAAAATATCCCGTACTAAATGGGTTTGTCACAGCTCCTGCCAAAACAGTCGCAATGTTGATGATCATTCCATCGATGCCCACGTCAGCATTAGGGGGCAGCAAAGGAGGGGTCTGAGGACCGTAGAGGGGCTGATGAAACGGCCACGCACACTCACCGGGGCACTGACTAACTGAGTTACCCACCCACGCATACGGAAGACGGGATCGTAATGTGTGGTCATGGTATCCACAAGAGCTAACGCAGAATCTCTCCGCCGCCACATCATCAGACGTCAGTACCAAATAAATTGCGTTTGTATGGCTCGCCGGCGGCGGCAGAGCTCTGGATTTGACGGCGTTCTCAACCAGTGCGGCAATGTCCGTCCTTTTCAACAACTTGCCAAGAGAATACGAATCGTCCATATTCTGCTTCCCCAGCCTTGCAATGCTCATAGTGGCTCCATTAGAGGCGCCACTCTTGTATTTTTCCGTAGTCTTCCACCAGGTGGAAACAGAAGGCTGCTTGTCTTTCCCTTGCAATTTTGCAGCGAGAGACTGCAAATAGTCAGCCACAATGGACCGCTGAACAGGACTAAATTTTCCATACCAGATCACATGAACATCAATAATCTTTGTGGAGAGCAGAGGGCCTTTATGATAAGCTAGAACCAGAGGCTGCTCCTTCACCAAATTAG
The nucleotide sequence above comes from Cryptomeria japonica chromosome 11, Sugi_1.0, whole genome shotgun sequence. Encoded proteins:
- the LOC131063930 gene encoding protein EXORDIUM-like 2, translated to MGYLSVRVLVLLFALELCTAGAYANLVKEQPLVLAYHKGPLLSTKIIDVHVIWYGKFSPVQRSIVADYLQSLAAKLQGKDKQPSVSTWWKTTEKYKSGASNGATMSIARLGKQNMDDSYSLGKLLKRTDIAALVENAVKSRALPPPASHTNAIYLVLTSDDVAAERFCVSSCGYHDHTLRSRLPYAWVGNSVSQCPGECAWPFHQPLYGPQTPPLLPPNADVGIDGMIINIATVLAGAVTNPFSTGYFQGDAAAPLEAVSACTGIYGKGAYPGYPGEVLVDRTTGASYNAHGVSERQFLLPAMWDPATKSCISVNVHE